From the Oxalobacter vibrioformis genome, the window ATCTTTTCCCGGTAATTAATCCATCTGGAACAATAATTCCAATATGACCAGCGTTGCGAACTACCCGCAAATTTTGAGCTAAAAATAATAGGTCCGACGTAACATCCTTATGCGTAGCAACACAATCATTTAACCCAGCATCCTCAAGTAAATTTCCGAATCCTTCTCGCCAGTCCGGTTTTGTAAAAGGAGGATTGCATACTCCGACGTCAACCAACCCCATTTTTTTTATTAGATGTGGCAACTCAGGGTCTAACGCATCATGTTTTAAATGAAGTCTATGAGTCATCTGTTTAGAAGTCGAAAATGGTATTACTGTGTCTTCTATGTCTACAGTTACAATTTCAACACTACCCCATAACTGACTAGCTGCAACAGATAAAGCACCTCCACCTGAGCCTAAATCTAGAATTCGAGTAGGATTAGCGAGAGATAATTGTTCAACTAGAATTTCACTTGCCAAATTATTTGTATAATAACGCCCTAAAGGATCGCTTCCTGAGGTACGTTGCTTGGCATTCGATATCATTCCGCTGTGCTGGCTCATTGATGGAGATGAATTTCTAAGGAAATAAACTTTGTATAAAACAAGTTAGATAAATGAGGCGCATTTTTTGGTTATCCAATATGATGGAAACCATGACTGATAATTATATTGCATCTGACGTATATATATTCCAAAAGTGTAGATGAAAAAAACTTAGTCTCGCCCATTATCAGGGATATAAATATGTACAACGTGCGCTGGGGCCATGCCCTGTTTACTTACTTCAGTTAATTTATGTGACTGCACAGGTTTCCCATACCCACGATCAAGAATAGCCAGTGCGGCTTGTAAGCGAACTTGTTCACTTTTGGCATTCAGCATGAGAGTTTCCATCACTTGCAACGCCACTGGTGCTTTTGTCTTACACGCCGTAATTAGTTCAAGTTCCTCTCCTGTTTTTTTGGGGCGACCACTTGGATTGCCACTTTGACCTGGCTGAAAAGGACGTCCTACAACGAGTTTTCCGCCTGTTTCATTGCTGTTCGCAGCAGTGATTTCGTTATTCTTGTTTTCACTCATTTTTATGCTCTGTATTTGAAAAATATATTTGAATTTGTGAGGATGCCCGTACTGGCACAGGCCAGTTGCTACTGGCTATTGCGCTAATGCTGCTAATACCACTTGTGCTGCGTTAGCCGTATTAGCAGTAGCAAAGGTAGCAACCTGTAATTTTTTTGCGTTAAACGGCCCTATACGCCCAGCAATTCAGGGTTTAGCTCGATAAAGCTCCTTCCACTATCAGAGATGCGCCGAATTCGCCCAAGTGCCTCCAGCTCTTGCATAACTGCGGTGTATTCAGCGGTCCTCCTTAAACTAGGAGGGCCTTTCTGCTGCAAATCTTTTATTGGAATGCAATTCGTACCGTTTTCCCGACAACGCCCCAAAATCCACTCCTCAAGAACAAGCGCTTGGGATTGTTTTTCCGAGGGCATATCTTCTGAGAAAAGCCGCCTTGCTTCAGACAGATGCCACTCAACAAGTATTCCAGCTTGTTTAACGGTCACCAATTTAATCTCTCCATCAAAGCCATATTCGAAAACATGAAGTATCGCTGCGACTCTCGCCACATTTTCTGCAACACGGTTTGCCACATCGCGAATTTCTGAATATTTACCCCCCTCTTTCAACCCCACCTCTATTTTGTTGTATAGCTTGATCCATTCAGGTTTTGCCTCTGTGGAAAGTGAAATGGCCTTGGGGAAGAGAAGACCATTTTCATCAAACGGAAGCGACATATTCAGTATTTCTGTCATGCGAACAGTAAAAACATCCATCGCAGGAAATTCATCAGGAAGTTCGATATAGCGTCTGCTACCCTGTGTTGATTCAGGTTTCGCAACCAAGAATCTTGCGAGAAAACCAATGCCACGCGCTAATATTCCTGAATCCGTCAAAAATTTTTGAATAACAACAGATTGACACTGCAAACCCATACTGAATCGGGCGCTTTTAATCATGATGGAATCGGATGTTTTACGATCAATAGAAAAAGGAATGCCATCCCATAGCTGGTTCAGCAAAGACAAGAAGCGAGTGATGCTGTCCTTGTTCATTCCATGAGAGCCAAATATTGCCCCAGCCTCTGATGATATGATTCCTCCTGACGGCCAGCCCTTGGCCAATTCATGAGCCAATGCCTCGGGCGTAATATCTGCATAAATAAAACGGGGAATCTTTAAAGTAGTAGCATTTTTTCCATGATGCGCTTTTTCATATTCACGAATGGCCTTCATGAAAAAACGATCACAGGTTGTCTTTCTTTCTCCTGTCTCAGCTATTGTCAGGAAAAAGCAGCTTGAGGGGCTTTCAAGTTTATTGCCTCTTTGCACATCAACAAGCCCCTGAACGACAAGAGAAATACTCGAAAGAGCTGATGATGCAACCATTGCCAAAGGCGCTTGAGTGAAGTGCTGAACCTCTTCAACGGCAGCACGTATCTTTTTTGGCAATGCATGTATAGGATACGGGAGCCCTTTTGTTTTTGAAACAATTGGCTTCAGGGGTGGCCATGAATCATTGCCCGTATTGTTTCGCGGCGAATTCGCAAACTCCTTCCCCAGCCTGATTGTTTCTTCCCGCCTACTGCGGATTGCTTGCAGCGTCCTGTTCAGGTATTTATCATCTTTGATCGCTTTTTCTCTTTTACCGAGGGCAGACTGACGAAATAGCCGTCGGCACTGTGCATTAGAGGGTGAATAAAGAGCAAGCATCGACATAAGCGCCATGTCGGCTTCAGACTGCGATGGATAGTCCAAGTTTTGCAAGCCCCCCTCCCAGAGCAGGACAAATTTTTCACTATTGGAAGCTTTATGCAATTTTTGCAGAATGGCGTCATCCGATTCCTCTTCTGGAAACTCTTTCAGTTCCAAAAGTGAAAATTTGTTTTGTCCAATCTCGCTCACCAACATGTCTATGAGGTCTTGCCGATTTTCGATGGGTTTGTCGAGATACACGTTTCCGGTACATATGATGAATCTCTCCTGTGAGTAAACCTCAACACCATCCCGGCGACGACCGGCACCAATGTTGCCGCGAACCCAAATGTGGAATCCTTTTCCTGATAATGATCTTTCTGTATAGCTGTCAAAGGCATCAATGATTCTTTGATAACGCTCCAGCTCTTCAGGTGTTGTCCATGCATCAGGAGTATCGGGTGCGTTTTCAGCATCTTTTACGTCCAAGTCAATGCACGTGTAGGGATCACTTGCTGTAAGGACAAAGCCGAGTCCATAGCCTGTTGATAAAGCTTTGTCGTGAGCTGTTTCAAATCCCATCCAGTTTGATGGGTCTGTGACGGATGCATAAATGTTTTTATGCGCATAAGGGGCCTTGTCCGGGCCAGCAAGACACCACTGCTGTAAGCGGCGAATTTCCTGAGGCAAATTGGAGAAAAGGGTGAGATTATGTGTTTTCTTGGTATTCATATCCGTACCCTTTATATTGATTGAATAAGGGCACGAATATCTTCAACACGCCAAGCCGTTGTGCGAGGGCCAAGTTTAACTGGCTTAGGATATTTTCCACTTTTAATTCCTTCCCACCATGAGGTACTACTGACGGGAATAATTGCAGGAATTGGTGGATTAGCTTTTGGATTACCAATAATTTGCGAAAGACGCACATAGCCTTCCGCTGGCAATTGATTTATAGATGTCATAGAAGTACCCCTGAAAAATTAGTAATTCAATGACACTTTGTCGTATCGCGCTAAATCTTAAAATTAGCTTAAGCTGCGTATAAATATTTATAAGCTGCGTATGTATGTTTTTATCTTCGCTTTGGCCTACCACCTCTTCTTGCCGCCTCTGGAATAATTAGCATGCCGTCTTTATCAGCCTTTCTCAACCACCCCTTTATTGTTTCCTTTTTTAAATCGGCCACATGGGCTGGCCAAGTAGCATCGTCCATACGAAAGATATTTTCAATTTCATCAACCACAAAACCAATTCGTTTAGATTTGTCTGCACCCCATATTTCAGCAGCCCGCTGAAAAGCATAGCGTTTGGCCTTCTCGTAATCTTTTTGGTGCCGACCAATACCAAGTTCGAGCGCTAACGCTCTCGCCTCCCTAGCAAGCAAAGGGGTAACTTTTGTGAGAACAGACAGCAACGTCAGCCCATTTATCTCCTCTAGCTCATAAAAGAACTTAGCCTTTCTTTCACGTAAACTATACGCAACTTCCTCGGGATGCATTAACCCCTCTTCAACTTCTTTTTGTACCTGCTGATCCAGCATGGTTAAAGCGTCAACGATCTTTTTTGCTGTTTTTTCTGCAACAGTATTTTTCTCTGCCGCCCAGTCTACAAAAAATGAAAGCGAGGTATCTCGATACTCCTCCTTGTTTCGTAAACGTTTGTGCTCAACTGCGGCAACAGAAAGCACAACAGGCATATCAAATTTAGGTTTTCTTTCGCTCATGTCCTCCCTCCACCTTCAACTCATCCAGATAATCTGCCCATCGTTGCATCATCCTCTTACGCTCTGGCAAATGTGCTGTACGGTTATATGCACGGCCATTAGGGTCCTTGACAACATGTGCCAACTGATGCTCAATCAAGTCTGGCCGTTCGCCTAAAATTTCATCTAAAATGGTCCTTGCCATAGCTCGAAAGCCATGCGCTGTCATTTCATCTTTGCTAATCCCCATACGCCGAAAAGCGGCATTGATTGTGTTATCACTCATTGAGCGCTCTCCCGTTCTTTCGCTAGATAGCGTCTACTTGAGTATGGTTAACGCATTCAACCAAAGGGCGATACAGCGCACCTGCACAGCGGCAGCAAATGTCGCGAGATTTTTTGCGTATCTTGTGGCAATACCCCGCCAGCGTTTGAGATAAAGAAAGACATTTTCCACCAGGTGACGCTTCTGATAAATCTGCCGATCGTAGCTTCTTTTCTCCTTGCGATTTCTTTTCGGGGGTATGACCGGTATGATGTTGCGGGATTTTGCATGGTCAAGAATGGCGTTTGAATCATAACCCCGATCCGCCACCAGATGGCGAGGGGATATCCCATCCATTAACCGTGAAGCCTGCGTACAATCTGCAACGGTACCCGATGTGACAAGACATCTGACCGGCATACCATTCGCATCCACGGCCAGATGTATTTTTGAGTTGAGCCCCCTTTTGTGCGCCCCATGCCCTGGTTGCCTCCTCTTGCCCCCGCCGCGTGCGGGTGAATCTTGATGTGACTTGCATCTATCAGAAGCCATTCAAAATCAGGCTCATCTATCAGGATTTCCAGCAGGCGCTCCCATATGCCCTTGTCGCGCCAGCGGATGAAGCGCTGGTGAACGCTCCCCCATTTTCCGTACTCCGGCAAAAGATCACGCCAGGGGGCGCCTGTGCGTAATATCCAGAATACAGCATTAATGAAGGTGCGGTTATCTTTGGCTATCCTGCCCCATTGACCAGGCTGTCCTGGAAGGTGGGGCTCAAGTAAAGCCCAGGCCTGGTCGGATATGTCGTGGCGTCTGTACGCTGGTCTCATGGAATCTCCTGTTAAAGGGTGGTCTTCCTATAATGATCATCGCTTCATAACATCTGCCATCTGGCAAACAGAGGGAGTTTTATCTCTTATATCTCATGTAGACACTATCTAGGGAAAACATATTTGCCATGTCCAGTCAGAGGATGGAGTTCCTGCAAGATCGTAACAGCCTGTTTTGATAATGGAACGATATGAGGCGTATTGGTTTTTGTTGCTATATAGCGCCATTCTGCCCTTCCCAGATCAATGTCTGACCAAAGTGCTTTTCTTAATTCGCCAGGACGGACAAAAACATAGGGCGCTATCCTCATAGCACAAGCAACAATATATGAGCCTGTATAACCATCAATCATCCGCAATAACTGTCCTACTTTTTCAGGCTCTGTAATAGCCGCAAGATGTTTGGTTTTGAACGGTTTCAGTGCGCCACGTAAAGCTGTTATCGGATCATACGTTGCTCTACCTGTCGCTATAGCATAACGCTGAATTTGACCACATATACCTCTTACTCGATGGGCAGTTTCAAGAATACCTCTATCTTCCAGTTTCCGGAAAACAGCAAGGTAATCAGGCGCAGTCATATCAATAATAGGCTTTGTTCCAATCCAAGGAAAAACATCTTTTTCAAGGCGGCTCAAGATGTTTTTTAAAGTTCTCTCTTCCAAAGCACTGCTTTGCTTTTCATACCACTCACGAGCAATCACTTCGAAGCTGTTTGCGGCTTGTTCCTTTTGGAGTGCCTTCTGTGCCTTTTTCGCAGCAACAGGATCACCGCCCTTTGCTCTCAGTTTACGAACCTCCTCACGATGCTGCCTCGCCTGCTCAAGCGAAATATCAGGATACTTTCCAAACGAAAGCACATTCTCTTTACCGTTGGCGCCCCTGATTTTCATATGCCATAGCTTGCTGCCATGAGGATAAACCGATAGGTACAAACCGCCTCCATCGAACATCCTATACAGCCTCTCCTTAGGCTTTGCATTCTTTACCTGCATAGGGGATAAGGGCTTGATGATTTTCGCCACAACACATCCTTTTGGGGGTAATGATTTTTTATAAGGGTAATTTATTCAAAATATTACCCTTATACTCAAAGGATGTAAACGAACGCCACCGGACAAATAAAAACAGAAAACCCGCTAAAATACAATGTTTTATACGGGTTAACGAACAGCGCCGGTCTTTATTGAAGAAACTGCTGGCCTCGCCGGCAGGAATCGAACCTGCATCCCACGCTTAGGAGGCGTGTGCACTATCCATTGTGCTACGGCGAGTCCTTAAGACTGTACTCTGCGGCGTCATTGTACCGCAACGGAACGCTTCAGACGAGGGAGAATAAGTGATTACTGTGTCAAACAGGATCACTTGTTAAAATAGCCTGAAATTTCCACCACCTGAATTATTTGTTCTCTTATGGCGCTCATCTCGTTTACCAATGCCCAACTGGCTTTCGGCCACTTTCCCATGCTGGACCATGCTGATTTCACGCTTGAGCCTGGTGAGCGCGTGGGCCTGATCGGCCGTAATGGCACGGGCAAGTCCTCCCTGCTCCAGGTCTTGGCCGGAAAAAGCCTTCTGGATGATGGGCTTTTTTCCGTACAGCAGGGTTTGAGAATTGCCTATGTTGAACAGGAGCCCCTGTTTTCTCCCGACCTGTCCGTTTTTGAAGCGGTTGCCTCGGGGCTGTCTGATATCCAGTCCATGCTGGCCGAATATGAAACACTGACGGCCCAACTGGGAGAACGCCATGACGACGCCATTCTGGACAAGATGCATGAGCTCCAGGGAAAGCTGGATGCCAGCAATGCCTGGAACCTGGAAAACCAGGTTGAAACCATACTCCAGCAACTCGGGCTGGAAAAAAATGACGTCATGGGAACGCTTTCCGGCGGCATGCAGAAAAGAGTCGCGCTGGCACATGGCCTGGTCACTGCACCGGATGTTTTATTACTGGACGAACCGACCAACCATCTCGATTTTGAATCCATCCTGTGGCTTGAATCTCTCCTGAATGACTTCAGGGGAAGTATTGTTTTTATCACCCACGATCGCCAGTTTCTCGATAACGTGGCAACCCGTATTATTGAGCTCGACAGGGGAAGGCTCCTTTCCTATCCGGGCAACTTTTCCGCTTACAAAACCCGAAAAGCCGAACAACTGGCCGTGGAGGAAGTGGAAAATGCCAAATTCGACAAATTCCTGGCACAGGAAGAAGTCTGGATCAGGAAAGGTATTCAGGCCAGACGAACCCGGAATGAAGGGCGTGTCAGGCGATTGCAGGATCTGCGCGCAACGCGTGTCGCACGGCGCGACCAGCAGGGACAGGTACGCATGGATGTGTCAGCCGGTGAGCGTTCCGGAAGAATGGTTGCCGAACTGGAGCATATTGCCAAAAGCTACGGTGACAAAGTGATTGTTCGTGATTTTTCAGACACAATCCTTCGTGGCGACAAGGTCGGACTGATCGGGCCCAATGGCGTGGGAAAAACGACACTGTTACGCATGATCTTAGGGGAAGAAGCCCCTGATGAGGGCAGTATCCGGCAAGGGGCCAATCTGCAGATCGCGTATTTTGACCAGATGCGGGCGCAGTTAAACGATGAAGCCAGTCTCGTCGATACCATATCGCCCGGCAGTGAATGGATTGAAATCGGGGGCCAGAAAAAGCATGTCATGAGCTATCTGGGTGATTTCCTTTTCACACCGGAACGTGCCCGTTCACCGGTCAAGTCGCTTTCCGGCGGAGAGCGAAACCGCCTGCTCTTGGCCCGGCTCTTTGCCCGCCCGGCCAATGTGCTGGTACTGGACGAGCCGACCAATGATCTGGATATTGATACGCTGGAGCTGCTGGAAGAACTCCTGCAGGATTACAATGGCACGGTTTTTCTGGTCAGCCATGACCGCACCTTCATTGATAATGTGGTCACTCAGGTGATTGCAGCTGAAGGCAATGGCATCTGGCGGGAATACCCGGGCGGATACAGCGATTGGGAACGGATGCGCCCCAAACCCGATACGTCTGTTGACAACAGGACATCCACAAAAAGCCAGCCATCTTCTCCCAAAAAAGACCCATCGGCTCCTGCACGACGTAAAAAACTGAGTTACAAGGATCAGCGGGAACTGGATGAACTCCCCGACCGGATCGCGGCGCTGGAAGAAGAACAGCAGGCAATTGCTGTCAGACTCTCAGATCCGGATCTGTATAAAAACGACAGGGAGGAAAGTGTACAGCTCAATCAGCGTTTTACGGAAATTGAGGATGAGCTGATGGCCTGCATGAC encodes:
- a CDS encoding helix-turn-helix transcriptional regulator, with translation MTSINQLPAEGYVRLSQIIGNPKANPPIPAIIPVSSTSWWEGIKSGKYPKPVKLGPRTTAWRVEDIRALIQSI
- a CDS encoding IS5 family transposase (programmed frameshift): MRPAYRRHDISDQAWALLEPHLPGQPGQWGRIAKDNRTFINAVFWILRTGAPWRDLLPEYGKWGSVHQRFIRWRDKGIWERLLEILIDEPDFEWLLIDASHIKIHPHAAGARGGNQGMGRTKGGFNSKIHLAVDANGMPVRCLVTSGTVADCTQASRLMDGISPRHLVADRGYDSNAILDHAKSRNIIPVIPPKRNRKEKRSYDRQIYQKRHLVENVFLYLKRWRGIATRYAKNLATFAAAVQVRCIALWLNALTILK
- a CDS encoding phage NrS-1 polymerase family protein, with the protein product MNTKKTHNLTLFSNLPQEIRRLQQWCLAGPDKAPYAHKNIYASVTDPSNWMGFETAHDKALSTGYGLGFVLTASDPYTCIDLDVKDAENAPDTPDAWTTPEELERYQRIIDAFDSYTERSLSGKGFHIWVRGNIGAGRRRDGVEVYSQERFIICTGNVYLDKPIENRQDLIDMLVSEIGQNKFSLLELKEFPEEESDDAILQKLHKASNSEKFVLLWEGGLQNLDYPSQSEADMALMSMLALYSPSNAQCRRLFRQSALGKREKAIKDDKYLNRTLQAIRSRREETIRLGKEFANSPRNNTGNDSWPPLKPIVSKTKGLPYPIHALPKKIRAAVEEVQHFTQAPLAMVASSALSSISLVVQGLVDVQRGNKLESPSSCFFLTIAETGERKTTCDRFFMKAIREYEKAHHGKNATTLKIPRFIYADITPEALAHELAKGWPSGGIISSEAGAIFGSHGMNKDSITRFLSLLNQLWDGIPFSIDRKTSDSIMIKSARFSMGLQCQSVVIQKFLTDSGILARGIGFLARFLVAKPESTQGSRRYIELPDEFPAMDVFTVRMTEILNMSLPFDENGLLFPKAISLSTEAKPEWIKLYNKIEVGLKEGGKYSEIRDVANRVAENVARVAAILHVFEYGFDGEIKLVTVKQAGILVEWHLSEARRLFSEDMPSEKQSQALVLEEWILGRCRENGTNCIPIKDLQQKGPPSLRRTAEYTAVMQELEALGRIRRISDSGRSFIELNPELLGV
- a CDS encoding ATP-binding cassette domain-containing protein, translated to MALISFTNAQLAFGHFPMLDHADFTLEPGERVGLIGRNGTGKSSLLQVLAGKSLLDDGLFSVQQGLRIAYVEQEPLFSPDLSVFEAVASGLSDIQSMLAEYETLTAQLGERHDDAILDKMHELQGKLDASNAWNLENQVETILQQLGLEKNDVMGTLSGGMQKRVALAHGLVTAPDVLLLDEPTNHLDFESILWLESLLNDFRGSIVFITHDRQFLDNVATRIIELDRGRLLSYPGNFSAYKTRKAEQLAVEEVENAKFDKFLAQEEVWIRKGIQARRTRNEGRVRRLQDLRATRVARRDQQGQVRMDVSAGERSGRMVAELEHIAKSYGDKVIVRDFSDTILRGDKVGLIGPNGVGKTTLLRMILGEEAPDEGSIRQGANLQIAYFDQMRAQLNDEASLVDTISPGSEWIEIGGQKKHVMSYLGDFLFTPERARSPVKSLSGGERNRLLLARLFARPANVLVLDEPTNDLDIDTLELLEELLQDYNGTVFLVSHDRTFIDNVVTQVIAAEGNGIWREYPGGYSDWERMRPKPDTSVDNRTSTKSQPSSPKKDPSAPARRKKLSYKDQRELDELPDRIAALEEEQQAIAVRLSDPDLYKNDREESVQLNQRFTEIEDELMACMTRWEAIEASLKE
- a CDS encoding DUF5681 domain-containing protein translates to MSENKNNEITAANSNETGGKLVVGRPFQPGQSGNPSGRPKKTGEELELITACKTKAPVALQVMETLMLNAKSEQVRLQAALAILDRGYGKPVQSHKLTEVSKQGMAPAHVVHIYIPDNGRD
- a CDS encoding tyrosine-type recombinase/integrase, whose translation is MAKIIKPLSPMQVKNAKPKERLYRMFDGGGLYLSVYPHGSKLWHMKIRGANGKENVLSFGKYPDISLEQARQHREEVRKLRAKGGDPVAAKKAQKALQKEQAANSFEVIAREWYEKQSSALEERTLKNILSRLEKDVFPWIGTKPIIDMTAPDYLAVFRKLEDRGILETAHRVRGICGQIQRYAIATGRATYDPITALRGALKPFKTKHLAAITEPEKVGQLLRMIDGYTGSYIVACAMRIAPYVFVRPGELRKALWSDIDLGRAEWRYIATKTNTPHIVPLSKQAVTILQELHPLTGHGKYVFPR